Proteins encoded within one genomic window of Candidatus Binataceae bacterium:
- a CDS encoding amidohydrolase family protein has product KRLYMDTVTYEPGPLKLCFETMGADQLILGTDHPHGPWERPTKLLDELQCSSAEREKIMHGNAERLFRPA; this is encoded by the coding sequence AAGCGGCTTTACATGGATACTGTGACCTACGAACCGGGTCCGCTGAAGCTGTGCTTCGAGACGATGGGGGCCGATCAGCTAATCCTCGGCACCGACCATCCGCACGGGCCGTGGGAGCGGCCGACCAAGCTGCTCGACGAGCTGCAGTGCAGCAGCGCGGAGCGCGAGAAGATCATGCACGGAAACGCC